The Prosthecobacter vanneervenii genome has a segment encoding these proteins:
- a CDS encoding DUF1592 domain-containing protein: MSAFRFFSLFSLVLSLSAFAEAPQARLDEKHRAFLKDYCIDCHRAGKEKGKVRLDDIAFTLDSVARADLWQKVLNQVNSGEMPPEDEKQPEKLAKTNFLEALSDTLVAARQSLGDVHGKITMRRLNRREYKNTIRDLLGVDLRVNELPADGGAGSFDTVGSSLFMSSDQFEQYLALGRQALDEHFARYVTPAPAVPRIMHTEAEEKNARIAKALAARLDDRQRYEKWTAAVEVAAQRPENAEILEKVRAEKKNDAAHLYSQWRRIKGAPAPTDFGFVDEVNADHAGRRDWLHYVPHHRAYVQHPQTKTGAFLTIEDVAVNPYQAFRIPGDWPAGDYVVRVRIAATGDTPAARHFVQFGSQHDSGVRAVISSHQITGMMDKPQVLEIPLKFSQENGRGFFFQEKGSYESENAARQVFEEARKRNGVGPEFALWLDWIEVEGKDGALAVSAKSFKEHREVEEHANRMVGGTYNGYFKGGYEAAKKFLETKQPQKGIPDEPEAKFRIRSFEQHGPSFERYLKDPLTKTGAYLSIYNVHPEEVITLPPDQPSGWLKTKHEIETVPPGEYLLRFRIGVVKGTPAARHYVELGSRIEKDDFTLLKTFQITATTDAPQTIELPVSVTAQGPRTFVLREKRDVKLDHEVYEAARKETGAGPPSALWIDWVEWEGPMLHDTKTTPEIPPVLLANDQGMSEHDHARACIAAFAQRAFRGRAPSAGYLDKLCALYQARRRAGDTQQAALKTPLSAVLASPHFLYLVEPGQEQKARTLDATELATRLSYFLWSAPPDDALLARARSGDLSKPEVLAQEVARMLASPKADAFVSGFVHQWLGMERLDFFQFDTRQFRDFDESARAAARQEVYETFAHLLRNHGSLSRLLKSDEVFINGLLATYYGIEGVSGDAFQKVKLQPGSPRGGLLGMAAILAMGSNGERTSPVERGAWVLRKLLHSPPPPAPPNVPQLTRLEGKVLSTRERLLAHQEEAQCLQCHRKIDPIGFGLENFNAAGKWRTEESQEKKGVGGKTTVLKTWPIDPSGAFYNGPSFADYFQLRDLIAARSADFAKGYAEALIEYALGRPCGFTDEALVSRILSRAQAKEYDLGEFIRALVTSPEFQRK, encoded by the coding sequence ATGTCTGCCTTCCGTTTTTTTTCGCTCTTCTCTCTCGTTCTTTCTCTTTCCGCCTTTGCCGAAGCACCCCAGGCGCGGTTGGATGAGAAGCACCGCGCCTTTCTCAAGGACTACTGCATCGACTGCCATCGTGCTGGAAAGGAGAAGGGCAAGGTGCGGCTGGATGACATCGCCTTCACGCTGGACTCGGTGGCGCGGGCGGATCTGTGGCAGAAGGTGCTCAATCAGGTGAACTCCGGCGAGATGCCGCCGGAGGATGAAAAGCAGCCGGAGAAGCTGGCGAAAACCAACTTCCTTGAGGCGCTCTCCGACACCCTCGTGGCTGCGCGTCAGTCGCTCGGGGATGTGCATGGAAAGATCACCATGCGCCGCCTGAACCGTCGCGAATACAAGAACACCATCCGCGATCTCCTCGGCGTGGATCTGCGCGTCAACGAACTGCCTGCCGACGGCGGTGCGGGCAGCTTTGACACCGTGGGCTCGTCCCTCTTCATGTCGAGCGACCAGTTTGAGCAGTACCTCGCGCTGGGGCGTCAGGCGCTGGACGAGCACTTTGCGCGGTATGTCACGCCTGCTCCGGCTGTGCCACGCATCATGCACACCGAGGCGGAGGAAAAGAATGCCAGGATCGCGAAGGCGCTGGCAGCACGTCTGGATGACCGGCAGCGCTATGAGAAGTGGACGGCGGCCGTGGAGGTAGCGGCGCAGCGGCCGGAGAATGCGGAAATTCTGGAGAAGGTGCGCGCGGAGAAAAAGAACGACGCAGCACATCTCTACTCGCAGTGGCGGCGCATCAAAGGCGCGCCTGCACCCACGGACTTCGGCTTTGTGGACGAGGTGAATGCAGACCACGCGGGGCGTCGCGACTGGCTGCACTACGTGCCGCATCATCGCGCCTATGTGCAGCACCCGCAGACAAAGACGGGCGCGTTTCTCACCATCGAGGATGTCGCGGTCAATCCGTATCAGGCCTTCCGCATTCCGGGCGACTGGCCTGCCGGCGACTACGTGGTGCGTGTTCGCATCGCAGCCACGGGCGACACACCTGCCGCACGGCACTTTGTACAGTTTGGCTCGCAGCACGACTCGGGCGTGCGCGCGGTCATCAGCAGTCATCAGATCACGGGCATGATGGATAAGCCCCAGGTGCTGGAGATTCCGCTGAAGTTCTCTCAGGAGAACGGCCGCGGCTTTTTCTTCCAGGAGAAAGGCAGCTACGAATCGGAGAACGCGGCGCGGCAGGTCTTTGAAGAGGCCAGGAAGCGCAACGGCGTCGGGCCGGAGTTCGCGCTGTGGCTGGACTGGATCGAAGTGGAAGGCAAGGACGGCGCGCTCGCGGTTTCCGCGAAGAGTTTCAAAGAACATCGCGAAGTCGAAGAGCACGCAAACCGCATGGTAGGCGGCACTTACAACGGCTACTTCAAAGGCGGCTACGAGGCGGCGAAGAAATTTCTTGAAACGAAGCAGCCGCAGAAAGGCATCCCTGACGAGCCAGAGGCGAAGTTTCGCATCCGCAGCTTTGAGCAGCATGGCCCGAGTTTTGAGCGCTATCTCAAGGACCCGCTCACCAAGACCGGGGCTTATTTGTCGATCTACAACGTGCATCCCGAAGAAGTCATCACGCTGCCGCCTGACCAGCCCTCAGGCTGGCTCAAAACCAAGCACGAGATCGAAACTGTGCCGCCCGGCGAATACCTTCTGCGTTTCCGCATCGGTGTGGTGAAAGGCACGCCCGCCGCACGCCACTACGTGGAGCTGGGCAGCCGCATTGAAAAAGACGACTTCACTTTGTTGAAGACCTTTCAGATCACCGCCACCACCGACGCGCCGCAGACCATTGAGCTGCCCGTCAGCGTCACCGCACAGGGGCCGCGCACCTTTGTGCTGCGGGAAAAGCGCGATGTGAAGCTGGACCACGAAGTGTACGAGGCCGCACGCAAGGAAACCGGCGCAGGCCCGCCCTCCGCGCTGTGGATCGACTGGGTGGAGTGGGAGGGGCCCATGCTGCATGACACGAAGACCACTCCGGAGATCCCGCCTGTGCTTCTGGCCAATGACCAGGGCATGAGCGAGCACGATCACGCACGGGCCTGCATCGCCGCCTTTGCGCAGCGTGCCTTCCGTGGTCGTGCCCCCAGCGCAGGGTATCTGGACAAACTGTGCGCATTGTATCAGGCCCGCCGCAGGGCAGGGGACACGCAGCAGGCCGCGCTCAAGACCCCGCTGAGCGCCGTGCTGGCCTCGCCGCATTTTCTCTACCTCGTGGAGCCCGGGCAGGAGCAGAAAGCGCGCACGCTGGACGCCACCGAGCTGGCCACGCGCCTCTCCTACTTCCTCTGGAGCGCTCCGCCGGACGATGCGCTGCTGGCCCGCGCCCGCAGCGGCGATCTGTCAAAGCCCGAAGTCCTCGCGCAAGAAGTGGCACGCATGCTGGCCAGTCCGAAGGCGGATGCCTTTGTCAGCGGCTTTGTGCATCAGTGGCTCGGCATGGAGCGGCTGGACTTCTTCCAGTTCGACACCAGGCAGTTCCGCGACTTTGACGAAAGCGCCCGCGCCGCCGCTCGGCAGGAGGTGTACGAGACCTTTGCGCACCTGCTCCGAAACCACGGCAGCCTCTCCCGCCTGCTGAAGAGCGACGAGGTTTTTATCAATGGCCTGCTGGCCACCTACTACGGCATCGAAGGCGTGAGCGGTGATGCGTTTCAAAAAGTGAAGCTGCAGCCCGGATCGCCCCGCGGCGGGCTGCTCGGCATGGCGGCCATCCTGGCCATGGGCAGCAATGGAGAGCGCACCAGCCCCGTGGAGCGCGGTGCGTGGGTGCTGCGCAAGCTCCTGCACTCCCCGCCGCCGCCCGCACCGCCCAATGTGCCGCAGCTCACGCGGCTGGAGGGCAAAGTGCTCAGCACCCGCGAGCGCCTGCTGGCGCATCAGGAGGAGGCGCAGTGCCTGCAGTGCCACCGCAAGATCGACCCCATCGGCTTTGGTCTGGAAAACTTCAATGCCGCCGGCAAATGGCGCACCGAGGAGAGCCAGGAAAAGAAAGGTGTTGGCGGCAAAACCACCGTGCTCAAGACCTGGCCCATCGACCCCAGCGGCGCGTTTTACAACGGGCCATCCTTTGCAGACTACTTCCAGCTCCGCGACCTCATCGCCGCGCGCAGTGCAGACTTTGCCAAAGGCTATGCCGAGGCCCTGATCGAGTACGCGCTCGGCCGTCCCTGCGGCTTCACGGACGAGGCGCTCGTCTCACGCATCCTCTCCCGCGCCCAGGCGAAGGAGTATGACCTGGGCGAGTTCATCCGCGCGCTGGTCACCAGCCCCGAGTTTCAGCGCAAGTGA
- a CDS encoding DUF1552 domain-containing protein has product MQKRRHFLRSTGTLIALPALESLGFRAFAAPRTSTPPKRMVFLGFGWGVTNETWFPDVKQTGADWQLSPGLQPLARHQKDITVVQGCSNKFSNEAHWGSTFWLTGANRYAEPGQSFHNSVSADQVAAAHLGADTRFASIQLNSADVPNSGHGPGLSLAWDMRGKPLSGLETPVAAFHRLFSDDTTPLSERQAQLAQQRSVLDAVLDDAKSVQKGLTKTDTDKLDEYFQSIRDIEVRLGKDEQWLSVPKSKAQIAEPKPGLAGKEEIEMMYALIVAALQTDTTRVLTYRQPVGALLQSLGLKVAPHDMSHYTTGPRMEASQKRDTTQSQLLAGLIDKLKAVKETDGSSLFDHTCLAYGSNIRSVHFLDNCPTVLTGGGAGIKLGQHLVLSKDTPLANVWLTLLQGIGTQAERHGDSTGPISQLMA; this is encoded by the coding sequence ATGCAAAAACGCCGCCATTTTCTCCGCAGCACTGGAACACTCATCGCCCTGCCGGCGCTGGAGTCGCTCGGGTTTCGGGCCTTTGCGGCACCCAGGACCAGCACGCCGCCCAAGCGGATGGTGTTTCTCGGCTTTGGCTGGGGCGTGACGAATGAGACGTGGTTCCCCGATGTGAAGCAGACGGGCGCTGACTGGCAGCTCTCTCCCGGCCTGCAGCCGCTGGCACGCCACCAGAAGGACATCACCGTGGTGCAGGGCTGCTCCAACAAATTCAGCAATGAGGCACACTGGGGCAGCACCTTCTGGCTCACCGGGGCCAACCGCTATGCCGAGCCGGGGCAGAGCTTTCACAACAGCGTGAGCGCCGACCAGGTGGCCGCCGCACATCTGGGCGCGGACACACGCTTTGCCTCCATCCAGCTCAACTCCGCCGATGTGCCCAATTCCGGCCACGGCCCGGGGCTCTCGCTGGCGTGGGACATGCGTGGCAAGCCCCTCTCCGGGCTGGAGACGCCCGTGGCCGCCTTTCACCGCCTGTTTTCGGATGACACCACGCCGCTGAGCGAGCGCCAGGCCCAGCTGGCGCAGCAGCGCAGCGTGCTGGATGCCGTGCTGGACGATGCCAAGAGCGTGCAGAAGGGCCTGACCAAGACCGACACCGACAAGCTGGACGAGTACTTCCAAAGCATCCGTGACATCGAGGTGCGCCTGGGCAAAGACGAGCAGTGGCTCAGCGTGCCGAAGTCCAAGGCGCAGATCGCCGAGCCCAAGCCCGGGCTCGCGGGAAAGGAGGAGATCGAGATGATGTACGCGCTCATCGTGGCCGCGCTGCAGACGGACACCACGCGCGTGCTCACCTATCGCCAGCCAGTGGGTGCGCTGCTGCAGAGCCTGGGGCTCAAGGTGGCGCCGCACGACATGAGCCACTACACCACCGGCCCGCGCATGGAGGCCTCCCAAAAGCGCGATACCACGCAGAGCCAGCTTCTGGCAGGACTGATCGACAAGCTTAAAGCGGTGAAGGAAACCGACGGCAGCAGCCTCTTTGACCACACCTGCCTCGCCTACGGCAGCAACATCCGCTCCGTGCATTTCTTGGACAACTGCCCCACCGTCCTCACCGGCGGCGGCGCAGGCATCAAGCTCGGCCAGCACCTCGTCCTCTCCAAAGACACTCCGCTGGCCAACGTGTGGCTCACCCTCCTCCAAGGCATCGGCACCCAAGCCGAGCGGCATGGAGACAGCACGGGACCCATCTCCCAGCTCATGGCGTGA
- the vccD gene encoding Verru_Chthon cassette protein D: protein MHTRRHTAAFTLVELLVVLVILAIIVAVSAPYISGIVTASRLRTASDAVYARLLEAQSLATLFNADTELRIYEAVDLIEPDSPPTLRKLRIFTVTSPQDGAASAAEVFEPAGAVTTLEDGMVISNERTLSSILDLGYQTHGSDIYGRYIALRFHPDGSTQLQNGKPWFLTIQENKAVPPGQKLKNFITVQIDPASGSLRTFQP, encoded by the coding sequence ATGCACACACGCCGCCACACCGCCGCCTTTACCCTCGTGGAGCTTCTCGTCGTTCTGGTCATCCTCGCCATCATCGTCGCTGTTTCCGCACCTTACATCTCGGGCATCGTCACCGCCTCACGCCTGCGCACGGCTTCAGATGCCGTTTACGCACGGCTGCTGGAGGCCCAGTCTCTGGCCACTCTTTTCAATGCAGACACCGAGCTGCGCATTTATGAGGCGGTGGATCTCATTGAGCCAGACAGCCCTCCCACACTGCGCAAGCTGCGGATCTTCACCGTCACTTCTCCGCAGGATGGTGCCGCCAGCGCCGCCGAGGTCTTTGAGCCCGCCGGTGCAGTGACCACGCTCGAAGACGGCATGGTGATCAGCAATGAGCGCACCTTGTCCTCCATCCTCGACCTCGGCTACCAGACTCATGGCAGCGACATCTATGGGCGCTACATCGCCCTGCGCTTCCATCCAGACGGCAGCACCCAGCTTCAAAATGGGAAGCCGTGGTTTCTCACGATCCAGGAAAACAAAGCCGTGCCGCCGGGGCAGAAGCTCAAAAACTTTATCACCGTGCAGATCGATCCCGCCTCCGGCAGCCTGCGCACCTTCCAGCCCTGA
- the vccC gene encoding Verru_Chthon cassette protein C translates to MKTRPHSRRGGRAFTLVELLLATVLLSMLLLVMVGTVDTVRRSTTTARGKTQQYREARLAFDLITSSLSRATLNTYWDYYYTDTASNAAPTSSVKPPSAYVRQSELQFQSGKATTLIGKNATPATNPGHALFFQAPLGLTQDQRTQGSLLNSRGFAIQYGDDAANRPPFLADYSIPRRSRYRLIEYRPPAEKTTDSLGNPIYTHPADWFRQDLDKSARVVAENIILLVLSPQVSADSARAAGKPAHWIAPGYTYNSLDLNNATPDVENVTVSKSGEVVQGTQHLLPPVVVVTMIALDEVSATRWAASSGDKPVDFLNQAGASFTDAASFSTDLDAVEAWLRAQKLNFETFTATVILRNARWDSRTF, encoded by the coding sequence ATGAAAACGCGCCCTCATTCACGCAGAGGTGGCCGGGCCTTCACCCTGGTGGAGCTGCTGCTGGCCACCGTGCTGCTTTCCATGCTGCTGCTCGTCATGGTCGGCACCGTGGACACCGTGCGGCGCAGCACCACCACTGCCCGTGGCAAGACTCAGCAGTACCGCGAGGCGCGGCTGGCGTTTGATCTCATCACCAGCAGCCTCTCACGCGCCACGCTGAACACCTACTGGGACTACTACTACACCGACACCGCCTCCAACGCCGCCCCCACCAGCAGCGTCAAGCCGCCCAGCGCCTACGTGCGCCAGTCTGAGCTGCAGTTTCAGAGCGGCAAGGCCACCACGCTGATAGGAAAGAACGCCACACCAGCGACAAATCCAGGGCACGCCTTGTTCTTCCAGGCACCTCTCGGCCTCACCCAGGATCAGCGCACCCAGGGCAGTCTGCTGAACTCGCGTGGCTTTGCCATTCAATATGGAGATGATGCTGCCAACCGGCCCCCATTTCTCGCCGACTACTCCATCCCCCGGCGCTCACGCTACCGCCTCATCGAATACCGGCCGCCTGCTGAAAAGACCACCGATTCTCTCGGCAATCCCATCTACACCCATCCAGCCGACTGGTTCCGCCAGGACCTCGACAAGTCAGCGCGTGTCGTGGCTGAAAACATCATCCTCCTGGTCCTCTCACCGCAGGTGTCTGCAGACTCCGCCCGCGCCGCCGGAAAGCCTGCGCACTGGATCGCGCCCGGTTACACCTACAATTCGCTCGATCTGAACAATGCTACTCCGGACGTGGAGAATGTCACCGTCTCCAAAAGTGGAGAGGTGGTGCAGGGCACCCAGCATCTGCTGCCTCCCGTGGTCGTCGTCACTATGATCGCGCTGGATGAAGTCTCCGCCACGCGCTGGGCTGCGAGCTCGGGGGACAAGCCGGTCGATTTTCTCAATCAGGCCGGAGCCTCCTTTACCGATGCCGCCTCCTTTTCCACCGATCTCGACGCTGTGGAGGCATGGCTGAGAGCGCAGAAGCTGAATTTCGAAACCTTCACCGCCACCGTCATTTTGCGCAATGCCCGGTGGGACTCCCGCACCTTTTAA
- the vccB gene encoding Verru_Chthon cassette protein B, whose protein sequence is MKTPSTSPRLVPSQGFSLPEVTLALGIAAFGITTLLGLLPHGLNNIRKAGDVATSSRITQQILGRLDQSQATTVNAKQRFYFNAYAMPVDPAGRKKDDIAYVAEVAPLVSDLRLPGVKDSSQNDAFLRRVTVKLKQTPAADYVFDDANPSSYKLVSYVVAKTGK, encoded by the coding sequence ATGAAAACCCCCAGCACCTCCCCACGCCTTGTTCCATCGCAGGGTTTCTCCCTGCCTGAAGTCACGCTCGCGCTCGGTATCGCTGCGTTCGGCATCACCACACTTCTAGGCCTGTTGCCGCATGGCCTGAACAACATCCGCAAGGCCGGAGACGTGGCCACTTCCAGCCGCATCACCCAGCAGATTCTCGGCAGGCTCGATCAATCCCAGGCCACCACCGTCAATGCGAAGCAGCGCTTCTACTTCAATGCCTATGCCATGCCGGTGGACCCCGCTGGCCGGAAGAAAGATGACATCGCCTACGTCGCTGAAGTGGCTCCCCTCGTGAGCGATCTGCGCCTGCCCGGCGTCAAAGACAGCAGTCAGAACGACGCCTTTCTCCGCAGGGTGACGGTGAAGCTCAAGCAGACACCGGCTGCCGACTACGTCTTTGATGACGCCAATCCCTCCAGCTACAAGCTGGTCTCCTACGTGGTGGCCAAAACCGGCAAATGA